In Salisediminibacterium beveridgei, one DNA window encodes the following:
- a CDS encoding pyruvate, water dikinase regulatory protein codes for MSRPTVYVLSDSIGETAEHVAKAVASQFPATDFRYRRIPYISDHADIDEVIRRASEQPSILIYTLVTRQLKTYLDEQAAARGLTAIDLMNPLMKAFSDTFSLEVGSEPGGMRKLDDDYFRKISAIEFAVRYDDAQDPSGILKADLVIVGVSRTSKTPLSMYLAHQAYKVTNIPLVPEVPVPDELYEVPPERCVGLIINPEKLNNIRQERLKTMGLRPDSDYARFDRILGELEYAEKIMKRLGCPVIDVTARAVEETAHYILDTLNIERRTL; via the coding sequence ATGTCCAGACCAACTGTGTACGTGTTATCCGATTCCATTGGTGAGACAGCTGAACACGTCGCCAAAGCCGTGGCCAGTCAGTTTCCTGCAACAGATTTCCGTTATCGGCGCATTCCGTATATTTCCGACCATGCCGACATTGACGAGGTCATCCGGCGGGCGTCCGAACAGCCGTCGATTCTCATTTACACACTCGTCACGCGGCAATTAAAAACCTATCTCGATGAACAGGCAGCCGCCAGAGGATTAACCGCAATCGATCTGATGAATCCATTGATGAAAGCCTTCAGTGATACGTTCTCACTTGAGGTCGGCTCTGAACCCGGGGGCATGCGCAAACTCGATGACGATTATTTCCGGAAAATCTCAGCGATTGAATTTGCAGTCCGCTACGATGACGCACAGGATCCTTCCGGTATCCTCAAAGCAGACCTCGTGATCGTCGGGGTCTCACGCACATCGAAAACACCTTTATCCATGTATCTTGCGCACCAGGCTTACAAAGTGACAAACATCCCCCTCGTTCCGGAAGTGCCTGTTCCGGATGAATTATACGAGGTCCCCCCCGAACGTTGTGTGGGTCTCATCATCAACCCGGAAAAGCTGAACAACATCCGCCAGGAACGCTTGAAAACGATGGGCTTACGACCTGACTCAGACTACGCGCGCTTTGACCGGATCCTCGGAGAGCTCGAGTATGCAGAGAAGATCATGAAACGCCTGGGCTGCCCGGTCATTGACGTGACTGCGAGAGCCGTGGAAGAGACGGCGCACTACATTTTGGATACTTTAAATATCGAAAGGAGAACACTGTGA
- a CDS encoding acetamidase/formamidase family protein: MKANHTIHQHCHHTVWNNKIEPVKSVTPGESVAFEVMDASGGQFNEKSTSVDVAKINFAQVNPVTGPIYVEGAEPGDTLEVEIEEFGTLSWGWTAIIPGFGLLADEFKDPYLKIWDLNNQHTAEFLHGVELPVKPFPGTIGVALPEEGDFGIVPPRKNGGNMDIRHLTKGTRLYLPVWVKGALFSVGDTHAAQGDGEVCGTAIEAPMHIKLKFHLHKGKTIQEPRFMTPGPLTTGLDEKGYYVTTGHGPDLLEASKHAVRYMIEHLEMAHGMSRQEAYALSSVAVDLKISEIVDVPNYLISAYLPRAIFK; encoded by the coding sequence ATGAAGGCGAACCACACAATTCATCAGCATTGCCATCATACCGTCTGGAATAACAAGATCGAGCCGGTGAAGTCCGTTACCCCGGGTGAGAGCGTAGCGTTTGAGGTCATGGATGCATCCGGAGGACAGTTCAATGAGAAATCGACTTCGGTGGATGTAGCCAAGATCAACTTCGCGCAGGTGAATCCGGTGACCGGTCCAATTTACGTGGAAGGCGCGGAACCCGGGGACACACTGGAAGTGGAAATTGAAGAATTCGGGACACTGAGCTGGGGCTGGACGGCGATCATTCCGGGATTCGGTCTGTTGGCGGATGAGTTCAAAGATCCGTATCTGAAGATCTGGGATCTGAACAATCAGCACACAGCAGAGTTCCTCCATGGCGTGGAGCTCCCGGTCAAGCCGTTCCCCGGAACGATCGGCGTCGCACTTCCGGAAGAGGGCGACTTCGGCATCGTCCCGCCGAGGAAAAACGGGGGCAATATGGATATCCGCCATCTGACGAAAGGGACCCGGCTCTATTTGCCGGTCTGGGTGAAAGGTGCACTGTTTTCCGTAGGGGATACCCACGCGGCCCAGGGTGACGGGGAAGTGTGCGGCACGGCGATTGAAGCGCCGATGCACATCAAGCTGAAGTTCCACCTGCACAAGGGCAAGACGATTCAGGAACCGCGGTTTATGACGCCGGGTCCTTTGACCACGGGGCTGGATGAAAAAGGCTATTACGTAACCACCGGGCATGGACCCGATCTGTTGGAGGCGTCGAAACATGCGGTGCGTTACATGATCGAGCATCTTGAAATGGCGCACGGGATGTCGCGGCAGGAAGCGTATGCGCTGAGCAGTGTGGCGGTGGATCTGAAAATCAGTGAGATCGTTGACGTGCCGAACTACCTCATTTCAGCGTATTTGCCGAGGGCGATTTTTAAGTAG
- a CDS encoding YeiH family protein — MKIIQKGLNVLPGVILCFLLLLVSMVLADFAGIVMNRLQGLPADAASPMSPIFVAILLGLLIRNVFGLYVNLIEGVVFSVKVLLKLGIILLGIRLSFTDVITLGAWGIPIILICVITGMAVTMKVTGLLHQSHRLGTLTAVGTGICGVTAIVGTAPGIKANDEEIAYAVGNITIFGIIAMFLYPYLANFLFAGDPVRAGLFLGTAIHETAQVAGASLIYDQIFQSSAVVDVATISKLTRNTMLIAVVPIMSYYYLKRQNREEGEQGEMKKWYQLIPLFVIGFLIMAGFRTLGDSGLETGRAFGVFTEEAWSTLTGALNTLGSTYLLGIAMAGVGLSTNLKVFKNHGVKPFYIGIAAALTVTVVSVVMVMLLGGLITY; from the coding sequence ATGAAGATCATACAAAAAGGGTTGAACGTGTTGCCAGGGGTCATCCTCTGCTTCCTGTTATTACTTGTCAGTATGGTACTGGCTGATTTTGCGGGGATCGTCATGAACCGGCTTCAAGGGCTCCCCGCGGATGCGGCGAGTCCGATGTCGCCGATTTTTGTCGCGATCCTACTCGGGCTTCTGATCCGGAACGTCTTCGGCCTGTATGTGAACCTGATCGAGGGCGTCGTGTTTTCCGTGAAGGTGCTGTTGAAACTGGGCATCATTCTGCTCGGAATTCGACTGAGCTTCACAGATGTGATCACCCTTGGTGCCTGGGGAATCCCGATCATTCTGATCTGTGTCATTACCGGTATGGCGGTGACGATGAAAGTCACGGGCCTCCTGCACCAGTCCCACCGTCTCGGAACCCTGACGGCTGTGGGGACAGGGATTTGCGGCGTGACGGCGATTGTCGGCACGGCACCGGGAATCAAGGCCAATGATGAAGAAATCGCTTATGCCGTTGGCAACATAACGATTTTCGGGATTATCGCGATGTTTTTGTATCCCTATCTGGCGAATTTCCTGTTTGCCGGTGACCCGGTGCGTGCCGGGTTGTTTCTCGGCACGGCGATTCACGAAACCGCACAGGTGGCAGGGGCGTCACTGATTTACGATCAGATTTTTCAGTCCAGCGCCGTCGTGGATGTGGCGACGATTTCCAAATTGACCCGGAATACGATGCTGATTGCTGTCGTGCCGATTATGTCCTACTACTATTTGAAGCGTCAGAATCGTGAAGAGGGTGAGCAGGGTGAGATGAAGAAATGGTATCAGCTGATCCCGCTGTTTGTCATCGGCTTTTTGATCATGGCCGGCTTCCGTACACTCGGCGACAGCGGACTGGAGACGGGGAGAGCTTTCGGGGTCTTTACGGAAGAGGCCTGGTCGACGCTCACGGGTGCCCTGAACACGCTCGGTTCCACCTATCTGCTGGGCATTGCCATGGCCGGCGTCGGCTTATCGACAAACTTAAAGGTGTTTAAAAACCACGGCGTCAAACCGTTCTATATCGGTATTGCTGCGGCACTTACGGTAACGGTGGTCAGTGTTGTCATGGTGATGCTTTTAGGCGGATTGATTACGTATTAA
- a CDS encoding aconitate hydratase, giving the protein MGMNLTEKLLHAHVEGPLPEKGEEVALQIDQTLTQDGTGTMVMLELEAMGVTRARTEVSAQYVDHNLIQSDHRNSDDHLFLHSAAQKYGLYFSMPGNGVSHPVHMQRLAVPGKTLLGSDSHTCACGSMGMLAIGAGGIDVAQAIAGEPFYVKRPKVWRVHLTGALSDWVSAKDVILEMLRRHGVKGGVGWVLEYDGPGLESLSAMDRHVIANMGAELGATTSVFPSDEEIRDFLKRQDREHDWIELKADTDAVYDRETEMDLAKLVPLIAKPSSPDNVVPVADVVGEPVYQAYIGSSGNPGYRDFAVVAEMVKGRQIAPGISLDINPTSRQMLADLVEDGHIASLLAAGARLHQAGCNGCIGLGQAPASGRNSLRTTPRNFPGRSGTKEDSVFLCSPETAAAAALTGVITDPRTLDMSYPRVLDSQQPALHVKMLEAPLSEEEAKHLELVRSDNIVPIKELSPLPDEIQLPVMLKAGDNVSTDDIIAGGSKVMPFRSNLPASAAFAFEIIDPTYAERAKTDSFDAGHIVIGAWNYGQGSSREHAALAPRYLGMRVVIAKSFARIHHQNLVNFGILPLTFSDETDYDQIEQGDVITIRDLYAQLEAGNVLNADLKEKGVLHLRHDLSSRHLELLRAGGSINLVKQKQAERDAAYEQ; this is encoded by the coding sequence ATGGGAATGAATCTGACGGAAAAACTGCTTCATGCACATGTGGAAGGACCTCTTCCTGAAAAAGGCGAGGAAGTGGCACTTCAAATCGATCAGACGTTAACGCAGGACGGAACGGGTACAATGGTCATGTTGGAGCTTGAGGCCATGGGCGTTACGAGGGCAAGAACAGAAGTCTCTGCACAGTACGTGGATCATAACCTGATTCAATCTGATCACCGGAACTCGGATGATCATTTGTTCCTCCATAGCGCAGCACAGAAATACGGCTTGTATTTCAGCATGCCGGGAAACGGCGTCAGTCATCCGGTGCATATGCAGCGGCTGGCAGTGCCCGGAAAGACGCTGCTTGGCTCAGACAGTCATACCTGCGCGTGCGGGAGCATGGGGATGCTGGCCATCGGTGCCGGCGGAATCGATGTAGCCCAGGCGATTGCCGGGGAACCGTTTTATGTGAAGCGTCCGAAGGTTTGGCGGGTCCATCTTACAGGTGCGTTGTCGGACTGGGTGAGTGCGAAAGACGTGATCCTGGAAATGCTTCGTCGGCACGGCGTCAAAGGCGGGGTCGGCTGGGTGCTGGAATATGACGGACCGGGTCTCGAGAGTCTCAGTGCCATGGACCGGCATGTGATTGCGAATATGGGCGCAGAGCTTGGCGCCACGACATCCGTGTTCCCGTCGGATGAGGAGATCCGGGATTTTCTGAAAAGACAGGACCGGGAACACGACTGGATTGAATTGAAAGCGGATACAGATGCGGTGTATGACCGGGAGACGGAGATGGACTTAGCGAAGCTGGTGCCGCTCATTGCCAAACCGTCGAGTCCGGACAATGTGGTACCGGTAGCGGACGTGGTAGGCGAGCCGGTTTATCAGGCGTACATCGGCTCATCAGGGAACCCTGGCTACAGGGATTTTGCCGTGGTGGCGGAGATGGTGAAAGGGCGTCAAATTGCCCCGGGTATTTCCCTCGACATCAACCCGACGTCCCGGCAGATGCTCGCGGATCTCGTGGAGGATGGTCATATCGCCAGTCTTCTGGCAGCAGGCGCGAGGCTTCATCAGGCAGGGTGCAACGGCTGCATCGGACTCGGACAGGCACCGGCATCAGGGCGGAACAGCCTGCGAACCACACCGCGGAATTTTCCGGGTCGATCGGGAACGAAAGAGGACAGTGTCTTTCTCTGCAGCCCTGAGACGGCCGCAGCTGCGGCGTTAACGGGAGTCATTACCGATCCGCGGACGCTTGATATGTCTTATCCGCGCGTATTGGACTCACAACAGCCGGCCCTTCACGTGAAAATGCTCGAAGCACCGCTCTCTGAAGAAGAAGCAAAGCACCTTGAACTGGTCCGGAGTGACAACATCGTGCCGATCAAGGAACTCTCACCACTTCCGGATGAGATTCAATTACCCGTGATGCTCAAAGCCGGCGACAATGTGTCCACCGATGACATTATCGCGGGCGGGTCGAAAGTGATGCCGTTTCGCAGTAATCTGCCGGCAAGTGCAGCATTCGCGTTTGAAATCATTGATCCGACTTACGCTGAACGTGCGAAAACCGATTCTTTTGATGCCGGGCATATCGTTATTGGTGCCTGGAATTACGGGCAGGGCTCCAGCAGAGAGCACGCGGCATTAGCACCGAGATACCTCGGGATGCGCGTGGTGATCGCCAAAAGTTTTGCGCGGATTCACCACCAGAACCTCGTCAACTTCGGCATTCTGCCATTGACATTTTCTGATGAAACAGACTATGATCAAATCGAACAGGGGGATGTCATCACGATCCGTGACCTGTATGCACAGTTGGAGGCGGGGAACGTTTTGAATGCGGACCTGAAAGAAAAGGGGGTTCTGCACCTGCGCCATGATTTATCCAGCCGGCATCTTGAGCTCCTTCGGGCCGGTGGTTCCATCAACCTGGTGAAACAAAAGCAAGCCGAAAGGGATGCTGCCTATGAACAATGA
- a CDS encoding selenium metabolism-associated LysR family transcriptional regulator, translated as MNNEHLRTFVAVAKKESFSEAARALYVSQPTVTAQIKALEEELNSKLFLRTKKSVDITAAGKVLFHYAEEILNLCTQAQNEIDALEDVLWGTLYVASSLTVGESVLPVILHDFTKDHPSIQLKTEIINSSQIVDMISHSEIEVGLIEVDIRNPKLAIEPFMDDELVLFTHRDMPLSEEGFVSFADFKEMPLIMREEGSGTRTVFEAGMSSRGHYLDDCHVVLEIGNTESIKTAVEAGLGVSILSKNTVRKEVESGLFKTFKLEDLTFKRQFYVVYEKDKTLSAVSQRFIELVHSVDWSERLPNGT; from the coding sequence ATGAACAATGAACATTTGCGCACGTTTGTCGCGGTCGCTAAAAAAGAAAGTTTTTCAGAGGCGGCCCGGGCCCTTTATGTATCGCAGCCGACCGTAACCGCTCAGATCAAAGCCCTTGAAGAGGAACTGAACTCGAAACTCTTCCTCCGTACGAAGAAAAGTGTCGACATCACAGCAGCCGGCAAGGTGCTCTTTCATTATGCTGAAGAGATTTTGAACTTGTGCACGCAGGCTCAAAATGAAATCGATGCGCTCGAAGATGTTCTTTGGGGCACTTTGTATGTTGCAAGCAGTCTGACTGTTGGTGAAAGTGTGTTGCCGGTGATTTTGCATGATTTCACGAAAGACCATCCGTCGATTCAGCTGAAGACCGAGATCATTAACAGCTCTCAAATTGTCGATATGATCAGTCACTCTGAAATCGAAGTGGGTCTGATTGAAGTCGATATCCGAAACCCGAAGCTCGCCATTGAACCGTTTATGGATGATGAGCTGGTGCTGTTCACTCATCGGGATATGCCGCTCTCTGAAGAAGGGTTTGTGTCTTTTGCAGATTTCAAGGAGATGCCGTTGATCATGCGTGAAGAGGGTTCAGGGACCAGGACTGTGTTTGAAGCGGGAATGTCCTCAAGGGGTCATTACCTCGATGATTGCCACGTCGTCCTTGAAATCGGCAATACCGAGTCCATCAAGACGGCAGTGGAAGCGGGGCTCGGTGTGTCCATCCTGTCGAAAAACACGGTTCGTAAAGAAGTGGAATCGGGACTTTTTAAAACCTTTAAGCTGGAAGATTTGACATTTAAGCGTCAATTTTACGTTGTGTATGAAAAAGACAAAACACTGTCGGCCGTATCACAACGATTCATCGAGCTCGTTCATTCGGTGGACTGGAGCGAACGCTTACCAAACGGCACGTAA
- a CDS encoding GntR family transcriptional regulator, with product MIIQEVTVIKTKKNLSEVAYDQIKDLIMVGKVSQRERILEVQLAEQLNISRTPIREAVRMLEKDGLVSRDSMGAYITPLSKKEAQDLYKVRIELEELSVKEAMENGTDEEFQELKDIIEALKHMSGDEETSTIIQVNTAFHSHLSKMSGNFYLQHTLRDIRTRLSLIRVSSLIAKRRYDVSLREHIAVGEAMLDGKKENAAKLIRAHAEQAAAFAMYNIYE from the coding sequence TTGATCATTCAGGAGGTGACGGTTATCAAAACAAAGAAAAATCTTTCGGAAGTGGCCTATGACCAGATCAAGGATTTGATTATGGTGGGAAAGGTGTCGCAACGTGAGCGGATCTTGGAAGTACAACTGGCAGAGCAGCTGAATATCAGTCGCACACCGATTCGTGAAGCAGTCAGAATGCTGGAGAAAGACGGGCTGGTTTCACGGGATTCCATGGGAGCCTATATCACCCCGCTGTCGAAAAAAGAAGCGCAAGATTTGTATAAGGTCAGAATTGAACTCGAAGAGCTCAGTGTAAAAGAAGCGATGGAAAACGGAACGGACGAAGAGTTTCAGGAACTCAAGGACATTATTGAAGCTTTGAAACATATGAGTGGTGATGAAGAAACCTCAACGATTATTCAGGTGAATACGGCATTCCATTCGCATTTGTCGAAGATGTCGGGAAACTTTTACTTACAGCATACGTTGAGGGATATCAGAACCAGGCTGAGTCTCATTCGGGTCAGTTCCTTGATTGCCAAAAGACGTTATGATGTGTCGCTGCGTGAACATATTGCGGTAGGGGAGGCGATGCTCGACGGTAAAAAGGAAAATGCTGCAAAATTGATCCGTGCACATGCTGAGCAAGCGGCAGCATTTGCCATGTATAACATTTATGAATAA
- a CDS encoding MmgE/PrpD family protein has product MTNTLTQEKVTENLASLVAGLHYDTMPEHVTKAAKQHILDGLGNQIAASAIADQARIVQGLLAKWGGKEESTVVGYGHKIPAVNAAFVNAMMGHGVELDDAHGPALTKAGSSIVPSIFAAGEAEKADGKTLIAALVGGYEAAIRVGLAINPSHRKRGYHTSGTAGTFGTAAATARVLGLDAEKTAWTIGTASIQAAGIQAYLKSPSMVKPLSPGKAAFNGVLSAYLSREGLVGPVTALENDEGWLKAFCDDAKVEELTRGHGTEWKILEVGYKPHAACRYAHGPIDCAQIMGKEKDIKAEDIESIKVTTCELAFRQSGHKECKNLNQAMGSTPFGVALALTRGDNSLGDYWKGFEEQVNHDIVEKVEMIIDLEDPGMGVMGRAATVEINLKDGTSHTHRVEAPKGEPEVPMTDDELDEKFLGLARAVLPEDQVRKIFDLVKNLENVEDVSEISKLLVVAGGKPEFKG; this is encoded by the coding sequence ATGACAAACACATTGACGCAAGAAAAGGTAACGGAAAATCTGGCATCACTGGTAGCGGGTTTACACTATGACACGATGCCGGAGCACGTCACAAAGGCAGCCAAACAGCATATTCTCGACGGACTGGGTAACCAGATTGCAGCTTCTGCCATTGCAGACCAGGCGAGAATCGTTCAGGGACTCTTAGCTAAATGGGGTGGTAAGGAAGAGAGTACGGTCGTCGGTTACGGGCACAAAATCCCGGCAGTCAATGCCGCATTTGTCAACGCCATGATGGGCCACGGGGTGGAACTGGATGACGCACACGGACCGGCACTCACGAAAGCAGGATCTTCGATTGTACCGTCGATTTTTGCAGCTGGAGAAGCAGAGAAAGCAGACGGGAAGACATTGATTGCCGCACTCGTTGGGGGCTATGAAGCAGCGATACGCGTAGGCCTTGCCATTAACCCGTCTCACCGGAAGCGGGGGTACCATACGAGCGGCACAGCAGGAACGTTCGGAACCGCCGCTGCGACGGCGAGGGTCTTAGGTCTTGATGCAGAAAAAACCGCCTGGACGATCGGAACAGCCAGTATCCAGGCAGCAGGGATTCAGGCGTATTTGAAATCCCCTTCGATGGTGAAGCCGCTGAGCCCGGGGAAAGCCGCATTCAACGGCGTGTTATCCGCGTACCTCTCGAGAGAAGGTCTCGTCGGGCCGGTAACAGCCCTTGAAAATGATGAAGGCTGGCTCAAGGCATTCTGTGATGATGCAAAAGTGGAAGAACTTACACGGGGGCATGGCACCGAGTGGAAAATTCTCGAAGTGGGTTACAAACCGCACGCAGCTTGCCGCTATGCACATGGTCCGATCGATTGTGCACAGATTATGGGTAAGGAAAAAGACATCAAGGCTGAGGACATTGAATCCATTAAGGTGACAACCTGTGAACTGGCATTCCGCCAATCCGGTCACAAGGAATGTAAAAACCTCAACCAGGCGATGGGCAGTACGCCGTTTGGTGTAGCACTTGCTTTGACCCGTGGTGACAACAGCCTTGGCGACTACTGGAAAGGCTTTGAAGAGCAAGTGAATCACGACATTGTCGAAAAAGTCGAGATGATCATTGATCTGGAAGACCCGGGCATGGGTGTCATGGGGCGTGCAGCGACTGTGGAAATCAACTTAAAAGACGGGACAAGCCATACGCACCGTGTGGAAGCCCCTAAAGGGGAGCCGGAAGTACCGATGACGGATGATGAATTGGATGAAAAATTCCTCGGACTTGCGAGGGCTGTTCTGCCGGAAGATCAGGTCCGAAAAATCTTTGATCTGGTGAAGAATCTCGAAAATGTTGAGGATGTTTCAGAAATCAGCAAGTTGCTGGTCGTCGCCGGAGGCAAGCCGGAATTCAAAGGGTAA
- a CDS encoding 2-methylaconitate cis-trans isomerase PrpF family protein: MQEEQIGIRCVYMRGGTSKGCYLLRKDLPEDQATMEKVILRMYGSPDDRQIDGLGGADPLTSKVAIIEPSTREDAEVEYTFGQVGINKQQISYGGNCGNMLSGVGPFAIDQGLVPISRPVTTVRIYNTNTDQIIHAEVPISGNGPAVAGDGIVSGVPGTGAVIKLNFLGCEGSMTGKLLPTGNVRDTVEVNGKSVEVSLVDAATPFVFVRGESIGMTGKELPEDLIANPEYMERLETIRSWAAVQTGSVEDAANATDASPNVPRVAFVTAPVDYETSEGQTIHAQDVTILARQMSMQKPHRTYAVTGSICTSAAAEIPGTVVNEAAIKRGETIVIGHPSGVIEVDAKVTLNGDNLSIDKVGVVRTARKIMEGTVFIPKETFNG; this comes from the coding sequence ATGCAGGAGGAACAAATCGGCATTCGCTGTGTGTACATGCGCGGCGGCACCTCCAAAGGCTGTTACCTGTTGCGAAAGGATTTACCGGAGGATCAGGCGACCATGGAAAAAGTCATTTTACGTATGTACGGCAGCCCCGATGATCGTCAAATTGACGGGCTGGGCGGTGCGGATCCGTTGACAAGTAAAGTCGCCATCATTGAACCGTCGACCCGGGAAGATGCGGAGGTTGAATATACGTTTGGTCAGGTCGGGATTAACAAACAGCAGATTTCCTATGGTGGAAATTGCGGAAACATGTTATCCGGCGTCGGTCCATTTGCCATCGATCAGGGACTGGTACCGATCAGCCGTCCGGTGACAACGGTGAGGATCTACAATACGAATACGGATCAGATCATTCATGCAGAGGTGCCGATTTCCGGGAATGGCCCGGCGGTTGCCGGGGACGGGATCGTCTCCGGTGTCCCTGGAACAGGGGCCGTCATCAAATTGAATTTTCTAGGTTGTGAGGGTTCGATGACAGGCAAACTGCTGCCCACCGGAAACGTGAGAGATACCGTGGAAGTGAACGGAAAATCCGTTGAAGTGTCCCTGGTGGATGCGGCCACCCCCTTTGTCTTCGTCAGAGGTGAAAGTATCGGCATGACAGGCAAAGAATTACCGGAGGATCTGATTGCGAACCCGGAGTATATGGAACGGTTGGAAACGATCCGTTCCTGGGCAGCGGTGCAAACAGGAAGTGTCGAGGATGCTGCAAATGCGACGGATGCCTCGCCGAATGTTCCCAGGGTGGCCTTTGTTACAGCGCCTGTGGATTATGAAACATCAGAGGGACAAACGATCCATGCACAAGATGTGACCATTCTCGCCCGGCAAATGTCGATGCAAAAGCCGCACCGGACCTATGCCGTGACCGGAAGCATTTGTACGTCCGCCGCTGCGGAAATACCAGGAACCGTGGTTAACGAAGCAGCCATCAAGCGCGGGGAGACGATCGTAATCGGTCACCCGTCAGGCGTCATTGAAGTGGATGCCAAGGTTACCCTGAACGGGGATAACCTCAGCATAGATAAAGTAGGTGTCGTCAGAACCGCCAGAAAGATTATGGAAGGGACGGTTTTTATTCCAAAGGAAACATTCAATGGGTAA
- a CDS encoding tripartite tricarboxylate transporter substrate-binding protein, which yields MKKRGIVLMSSVLLALTACGNNMNEDMNEAAGDNNANNQNDMNNDNNANDEVAETDWEPDSLDVLIPLSPGGGVERRSRVIATHFEDIHGIPLNLELMEGGGTVVGTNHYLQNMEPNAENIYINWEYAFTGGVFRDAPYGLDDFMTVSSYTDIHLGLVVNADSEWETFEEFVTYAEENPGGVSLGGTTGSTDQIVTQAFMDHFDLDINFVPYDGGGGVRTDVAGGHIDGMIGGTETAWSAFGTDEMRTLTLFTEDNDELRNLAPQEITFIEDEMAEHFPDMDVPDVFTGLTNYHFIAIHQEAYENHPERFEVLMDMFQEVLDSDQLREEARENYWISNPVLGQEAQDHWEWVHSVAEDNRNLFVED from the coding sequence ATGAAGAAACGAGGAATTGTTTTAATGTCATCAGTTTTGTTAGCGCTTACAGCTTGCGGGAACAACATGAATGAAGACATGAACGAGGCAGCAGGTGATAACAATGCGAACAACCAGAACGACATGAATAACGACAACAATGCGAATGATGAGGTTGCTGAAACCGATTGGGAACCGGATTCACTGGACGTTTTGATTCCACTCTCACCTGGTGGCGGGGTGGAGCGACGCTCAAGAGTGATCGCCACTCATTTTGAAGACATCCATGGGATTCCGTTGAATCTTGAACTGATGGAGGGTGGCGGAACCGTTGTCGGTACAAACCACTACCTGCAGAACATGGAACCGAATGCGGAAAACATTTATATCAACTGGGAATATGCGTTCACCGGTGGTGTCTTCCGGGACGCACCGTATGGCCTGGATGACTTTATGACCGTCAGCTCTTATACGGACATTCATTTGGGACTTGTGGTCAATGCAGACTCTGAGTGGGAAACCTTTGAAGAATTTGTCACCTACGCTGAAGAAAATCCAGGGGGCGTCAGCCTTGGCGGGACAACCGGTTCGACCGACCAGATTGTCACCCAGGCCTTCATGGATCACTTTGACCTCGACATTAACTTCGTCCCGTATGACGGCGGTGGTGGTGTCCGTACCGATGTAGCCGGCGGCCACATTGACGGCATGATCGGGGGGACAGAAACGGCCTGGTCCGCTTTTGGCACCGATGAAATGAGAACGCTTACGTTGTTTACGGAAGACAATGATGAGTTGAGAAACCTGGCACCGCAGGAGATCACCTTTATTGAAGATGAAATGGCGGAACATTTCCCGGATATGGATGTACCGGATGTGTTTACCGGATTGACGAATTACCACTTCATTGCGATTCATCAGGAAGCCTATGAGAACCACCCTGAACGCTTTGAAGTCCTGATGGATATGTTCCAGGAAGTGCTTGACAGTGATCAGCTGAGAGAAGAGGCACGGGAGAATTACTGGATTTCCAATCCGGTCCTTGGTCAGGAAGCACAGGATCACTGGGAATGGGTTCACTCTGTAGCAGAGGACAACAGAAACCTGTTTGTGGAGGATTAA
- a CDS encoding tripartite tricarboxylate transporter TctB family protein, whose protein sequence is MAIERIRELALLMVFILLTVTYYFMDVHPLTENTQVKMYIAFLMAGVLLFSIMQILRLLRISNKEKKEQVEMKDEVVTEEVKPEEISNAEKKKNLILFTTITLLYFVLVNTVGFYVVTGMYIGMTMFVLGIRGKFSFVSVPVVYCIVIFFVFEFLLNVGFPRGWLF, encoded by the coding sequence ATGGCGATCGAGCGAATCAGGGAATTGGCTTTGCTGATGGTATTTATTTTACTGACCGTCACCTATTATTTTATGGATGTTCACCCATTGACAGAGAATACCCAAGTGAAAATGTACATCGCGTTTCTAATGGCGGGTGTGCTTCTGTTCTCAATCATGCAAATTCTGCGCCTGCTGCGTATTTCAAATAAAGAAAAGAAAGAACAGGTGGAAATGAAGGATGAAGTGGTCACCGAAGAGGTGAAACCAGAAGAGATCTCCAATGCGGAAAAGAAGAAAAATCTGATTCTGTTCACAACCATCACTCTGCTTTATTTTGTACTGGTGAATACGGTCGGGTTTTACGTCGTCACCGGTATGTATATCGGCATGACGATGTTCGTCCTCGGTATCAGAGGAAAGTTTTCATTTGTCAGCGTACCGGTTGTCTACTGTATCGTCATCTTTTTTGTATTCGAATTTCTGTTGAATGTCGGATTCCCAAGAGGATGGCTGTTCTGA